Below is a window of Streptomyces sp. ITFR-16 DNA.
GAAGGTCCGCGAACAGCGCAAGGCTGGACTGGGGATGGTCCTGATAGACGCTGAAGCCGGCCCGGCCGGAGGAGATCGCCGTCTCGATGCGTTCCTGGGCGGCGATCGTGGATCCCGGAGCGGCGAGCATGAGCGCGGGAACCTCCTCGAACGGCTGGCCGCAGCGTGCCGGCAGCTCGTTCTCCGAAGGACTGTGGCAGCGGCCCGGAGCGAGCGGGTGCCGGGTGGTCGCCGGGAAGTGCCGCGGTGTCCGACTGCAGCGCGGGCATGCGTCGACCAGCAGCAAGTGGTGATCGAGGCAGGCGAAGGACCAGCCGAGCCTCCAGCTCAGCTGCCACCTGCCGCCGCTCTCGGCCAGGCAGGCCGGGCAGTAGCGGGACCCGCGGGCCCGTCCCCAGACGTGCCTCGCCTCGACCCGGCGCCGCCGCGCGTCGATCCTGTGGGCCCGCCCGTCGTAGCGGGCCAAGGTCATGGCGTGGACCTGTTCCCGGGTGGGGCCGGCCGACCAGGCGACGCCTGCGACCTGGTCTGCGTCGAGGAGGGTGACCAGGCGGCCCAGGGTTCCGGATTCGACGGGCCGGGAGGGGCCGCGGGGCAGCAGGCCCATCGAGGTCAGGACGTCGCCGGTGGTAGTTCCCAGCCGGTGTGCGACCGCCTCCCACCAGGAGTCGAGGGCCTCGCCGGGGTGCGGGGCGAGACGGATCGGCAGGGTCCGCAGTTGAGTCACGGCCGAACCGCGCGCGATCGGGTCCGCCGTGAGCGCTGTCCCTTCAGGAGATTGCGTACGTCGTCCTGGGCCAGGTGGGCCGCCTGGTCGATCTTGACGCGGCTCAGGAGATCCTCGTCGAGACGCTCAGCGCCGGTGCGGACGGCTCGCTGGCAACCGCGGTTGATCAGGGTCATCAGCGAGCCGATGTGGCCGCTGGAGCGGATGAACAGGTAGTCGAACAGGTAGTCGGCGAGCATCCCCCGGTAAGTGCCGCGCAGAACCAGACGCTTTTCCAGGGCCAGCAGCAGCTGGCGCCACTGGCTGCGGCCCTGATCGGTGACCAGCTCGAAGGACCCCATGTCCAGACGGGTCGTGCGCCGGCCCGTCTGGGCCAGGACCGCGTTGTCGTAGGACTCGCCCTCGGAGAACAGACCGCGCTTGGCCAGGCCGACCCCGACGAACAGCAACGTCACCGGGAACTCGTTCGCGATGTATTTGAAGTGATTGCTCACCTCGACCCCGCCGGTCGCTCTCCAGCGCAAAAAGTGCAGGTCGTCCACGACCAGCAGCTTCACATCACACGAAAGCACGCAGTCCAGGGCCCGTTGGGCGAACTGCGCCGTGGTGCCGGCGGTGCGGCCGGGGTGGCCGAAGAACTCCAGCATCGCCCGGTTGAAGTCCTTCATCCCGGTGTTCCCCGTCAGGCCCACCCTGCAGACCGGGAGCCGTTCGTGGCCGCCGGCGGTGAACGCGCCGCCCTCGGCGATCTCCCGGCGGTGGAAGTCCCGGGCGAAGGCCAGCACCGCCGTCGTCTTGCCCAGCCCGGGGAAGGCGTCCACCGCGACGGCGCCCTTGGCCTGGTCACCGTCCTGCTGGTTGCTGTCGAGGATGTCCCACAAGTCCTCGTGCAGCTCGGCCAGCTGCGGCGTGCGCAACGGACCGAGGTTCGCGTGCCAGAACCGCCGGTCCCGGTCATACTCCGCCTTCGCCCGATCGCCCAGTGCCACGTACTCGCCGTGCGGCAGCAGGTCCGGCTGGATGCGCGGTGCCGCTCCCGCGAACGCCGACCAGCCCTCCTTGCGGGACAACGTCAACGCGTCCAGCCGGTGGGAGTCTCCCGGTGTCCAGGTGCCCTCACTGTTCACGCGTCCTCCAGAGCGCCCGAGTAGAAGTCGCTGTCGTCTTCCAGCTCCACGAGCCCGGCCTCGTCAGCCGCGTCGTCGTCACCCGTCTCCTGCGCGGCCGCCGACGCTGGCTGGGGCGGTGCCGTCTCCGGAAGGTCCATCAGACGCCTGA
It encodes the following:
- a CDS encoding AAA family ATPase; this encodes MNSEGTWTPGDSHRLDALTLSRKEGWSAFAGAAPRIQPDLLPHGEYVALGDRAKAEYDRDRRFWHANLGPLRTPQLAELHEDLWDILDSNQQDGDQAKGAVAVDAFPGLGKTTAVLAFARDFHRREIAEGGAFTAGGHERLPVCRVGLTGNTGMKDFNRAMLEFFGHPGRTAGTTAQFAQRALDCVLSCDVKLLVVDDLHFLRWRATGGVEVSNHFKYIANEFPVTLLFVGVGLAKRGLFSEGESYDNAVLAQTGRRTTRLDMGSFELVTDQGRSQWRQLLLALEKRLVLRGTYRGMLADYLFDYLFIRSSGHIGSLMTLINRGCQRAVRTGAERLDEDLLSRVKIDQAAHLAQDDVRNLLKGQRSRRTRSRAVRP